A genomic segment from Gammaproteobacteria bacterium encodes:
- a CDS encoding zinc-dependent alcohol dehydrogenase family protein gives MKAMLMTAVGGPEVLVFADVPEPALTAPDQVKVRLRAAGVNPVDTKLRAHGLLVPDALPHILGCDGAGEVVEVGTEVHGLQVGDAVWYCHGGLGREPGSYAEYSVVPAAVARRAPAGIDACHAAAGPLVLITAWEALFDRARLQADQTVLIHAGAGGVGHVAIQLARWTGARVCTTVSSAGNAEFVRGLGAERVIDYRREDFVAAVNDWTDGRGVDVVLDCVGGETFHRSLEAAAYYGDVVTLLEPGADIDWTAARSRNLCIGFVLMLTPMLHDLPQARAHQGEILDRCAVLLDSGELSLQVAAQLPLSAAAEAHARIQEGHVQGKLVLDPQA, from the coding sequence ATGAAGGCAATGTTGATGACGGCGGTGGGCGGGCCGGAGGTGCTGGTGTTCGCGGACGTGCCGGAGCCGGCGCTGACGGCGCCGGACCAGGTCAAGGTGCGGCTGCGGGCCGCCGGGGTCAATCCCGTCGACACCAAGCTGCGCGCACATGGCCTGCTGGTGCCCGATGCACTGCCGCACATCCTTGGCTGCGACGGTGCCGGCGAGGTGGTCGAGGTCGGCACGGAGGTGCACGGGCTGCAGGTGGGTGATGCCGTCTGGTACTGTCACGGCGGCCTCGGTCGCGAACCCGGCAGTTACGCGGAATACAGCGTCGTGCCGGCGGCGGTGGCGCGGCGCGCGCCGGCCGGTATCGACGCCTGCCACGCGGCCGCGGGGCCACTGGTGCTGATCACCGCCTGGGAGGCACTGTTCGACCGCGCCCGGCTGCAGGCGGATCAGACAGTGCTGATCCATGCCGGCGCCGGTGGCGTCGGCCATGTCGCCATCCAGTTGGCGCGCTGGACCGGTGCACGGGTGTGCACCACCGTCAGTTCCGCGGGCAATGCCGAGTTCGTCCGCGGCCTCGGCGCCGAGCGGGTGATCGATTATCGCCGGGAGGATTTCGTGGCCGCGGTGAACGACTGGACCGACGGCCGCGGCGTGGACGTGGTGCTCGACTGCGTCGGCGGCGAGACCTTCCACCGCAGCCTGGAGGCGGCCGCGTACTACGGCGATGTCGTCACACTGCTGGAACCGGGGGCCGACATCGACTGGACGGCGGCACGCAGCCGCAATCTGTGCATCGGTTTCGTACTCATGCTCACGCCGATGCTGCACGATCTGCCGCAGGCACGCGCCCACCAGGGCGAGATCCTGGACCGCTGCGCGGTACTGCTCGACAGCGGCGAGCTGAGTCTGCAGGTCGCCGCGCAGTTGCCACTGAGCGCGGCGGCCGAGGCGCATGCACGCATCCAGGAGGGACATGTCCAGGGCAAGCTGGTCCTGGATCCACAGGCCTGA
- a CDS encoding glycosyltransferase, with protein MHKSSFLIAIAIATLTILGWALYNNPDSEPPWPERIQGFAFSPYHANQAPIWSKYPSEAQIDADLALLSGETYAVRTYTVENTLGEIPKLAERHGINVALGAWVGPNAKKTRVELDRMLHIAARSRNVVRILVGNEVLLRKDIPVAELINYLDYARANIDIPVSTAEPPYIWKDHPELVEHVDYITVHLLPYWEGIPVNEGVTYAINSINELKTLYPGKPIVIGEVGWPSNGRTRGGAVASAANEAVFLRRFLDVAAREKYIYYIMEAFDQTWKRETEGAVGAYWGVYDVERRPKFQFSKPIVRIPNWPILAGISVFVAFVTFALLLIDSTRLANRGRSFLALITYVAATAAVWIIYDYLNQYLTITSVVVGLLLMVGMIGVIAVLLAEAHEWAEALWTREHRRLFRPVAVPDEQLPKVSVHVPAYNEPPEMMIETLNALAALDYPDFEVIVIDNNTRDPAVWEPVRDHCMTLGPRFRFFHQDPLDGFKAGALNFALRHTVADAQIVAVIDSDYIVHPRWLRDLTPRFTDERIGIVQAPQDYRDARENAFKAMCYAEYRGFFYIGMITRNERNAIIQHGTMTMVRKAALEAIGGWAEWCITEDAELGLRIFAHGLEASYIPRSYGRGLMPDTFIDFKKQRFRWAFGSVQILRRHAGQLLRRGQGRLTAGQRYHFLAGWLPWLADGVNLVFNMAALAWSFAMLAAPEHIDPPLLMFSILPLALFVFKIGKLVYLYRTRVGATTVQTLAAALAGLALTHTIGLAILTGFFVRSKPFFRTPKQAHKQALLQALGAAREETLMCIALWLAAGSIIYRFGTETLDLLMWAVMLLLQSVPYAAALLVSIISAFPRLSAGRIGETHSMQQMARAVLDPAEPET; from the coding sequence ATGCACAAGTCCAGCTTCCTCATCGCCATCGCGATCGCCACGCTGACCATCCTGGGTTGGGCGCTCTACAACAATCCGGATTCCGAACCGCCGTGGCCGGAGCGCATCCAGGGCTTCGCCTTCTCGCCCTATCACGCCAATCAGGCCCCGATCTGGAGCAAGTATCCGAGTGAAGCGCAGATCGATGCCGATCTCGCGCTGCTGTCGGGCGAGACCTATGCGGTGCGCACCTACACCGTGGAGAACACACTGGGCGAGATACCGAAGCTGGCGGAGCGGCACGGCATCAATGTCGCACTCGGTGCCTGGGTGGGACCCAATGCCAAGAAGACCCGGGTTGAACTCGACCGCATGCTGCACATCGCGGCCCGCTCGCGCAACGTGGTGCGTATCCTCGTCGGTAACGAGGTGCTGCTGCGCAAGGACATACCGGTGGCGGAGCTCATCAACTACCTGGACTACGCCCGCGCAAACATCGACATCCCGGTCAGTACCGCCGAACCGCCCTATATCTGGAAGGACCATCCCGAGCTGGTCGAACATGTCGACTACATCACCGTCCATCTGCTGCCCTACTGGGAAGGCATTCCGGTCAACGAGGGCGTGACCTACGCCATCAACAGCATCAACGAACTCAAGACGCTGTATCCCGGCAAGCCGATCGTCATCGGTGAGGTGGGCTGGCCCAGTAACGGCCGCACCCGCGGTGGTGCCGTGGCCTCCGCCGCCAACGAGGCGGTGTTCCTGCGGCGCTTTCTGGACGTTGCCGCGCGGGAAAAATATATCTACTACATCATGGAGGCGTTCGACCAGACCTGGAAGCGCGAGACCGAGGGCGCGGTCGGTGCCTACTGGGGCGTCTACGATGTCGAACGCCGGCCCAAATTCCAGTTCTCCAAACCCATCGTGCGGATTCCCAATTGGCCGATCCTCGCTGGCATCTCGGTGTTCGTGGCCTTCGTGACCTTCGCGCTGCTGCTGATCGACAGTACGCGCCTCGCAAACCGCGGCCGCAGCTTCCTGGCGCTGATCACCTATGTCGCCGCGACCGCCGCCGTGTGGATCATCTACGATTATCTGAACCAGTACCTGACCATCACCAGTGTGGTGGTGGGGCTGCTGCTGATGGTCGGCATGATCGGTGTCATCGCCGTACTGCTCGCCGAGGCGCATGAGTGGGCCGAGGCCCTGTGGACACGCGAACACCGCCGGCTGTTCCGCCCCGTGGCGGTGCCCGACGAGCAATTACCGAAGGTGTCGGTGCATGTCCCGGCCTACAACGAACCACCGGAGATGATGATCGAGACGCTGAACGCCCTGGCGGCGCTCGACTATCCCGATTTCGAGGTCATCGTCATCGACAACAACACCCGGGATCCGGCCGTCTGGGAACCGGTGCGCGACCACTGCATGACGCTGGGGCCGCGTTTCCGCTTCTTCCACCAGGACCCGCTGGACGGATTCAAGGCCGGTGCCCTCAATTTCGCCCTGCGCCACACCGTCGCCGATGCGCAGATCGTCGCCGTCATCGACAGCGATTACATCGTCCATCCGCGCTGGCTGCGCGATCTCACGCCACGGTTCACCGACGAGCGTATCGGCATCGTGCAGGCGCCTCAGGATTATCGCGACGCCCGCGAGAACGCCTTCAAGGCCATGTGCTATGCCGAATACCGCGGCTTCTTCTATATCGGCATGATCACGCGCAACGAGCGCAACGCCATCATCCAGCACGGCACCATGACCATGGTGCGCAAAGCGGCGCTGGAAGCGATCGGTGGCTGGGCGGAATGGTGCATCACCGAAGACGCGGAGCTGGGACTGCGCATCTTCGCCCATGGTCTGGAGGCGTCCTACATCCCGCGGAGCTACGGTCGCGGCTTGATGCCGGATACCTTCATAGACTTCAAGAAGCAGCGCTTCCGCTGGGCCTTCGGCTCGGTACAGATCCTGCGCCGGCACGCCGGCCAGCTGCTGCGTCGCGGCCAGGGCCGGCTCACCGCCGGTCAGCGCTATCACTTCCTGGCCGGCTGGCTGCCGTGGCTCGCCGATGGCGTCAATCTCGTCTTCAACATGGCGGCACTGGCCTGGTCGTTCGCCATGCTCGCGGCCCCCGAGCATATCGATCCACCACTGCTGATGTTCTCCATCCTGCCGCTGGCGCTGTTCGTGTTCAAGATCGGCAAGCTGGTGTATCTGTACCGTACCCGCGTCGGCGCCACCACCGTGCAGACCCTGGCCGCGGCCCTGGCGGGCCTGGCACTCACCCACACCATCGGCCTGGCCATACTCACCGGCTTCTTCGTGCGCAGCAAACCCTTCTTCCGCACTCCGAAGCAGGCACACAAGCAGGCCCTGCTGCAGGCGCTGGGCGCGGCGCGCGAGGAGACGCTGATGTGCATCGCGTTGTGGCTGGCCGCCGGGTCCATCATCTATCGCTTCGGTACCGAGACGCTGGACCTGCTGATGTGGGCGGTGATGCTGCTGTTGCAATCGGTGCCGTATGCCGCCGCGCTGCTCGTGTCGATCATCAGCGCCTTCCCCAGGCTGTCCGCCGGTCGGATCGGTGAGACCCACAGCATGCAGCAGATGGCCCGCGCCGTGCTCGACCCGGCCGAGCCGGAGACCTGA
- a CDS encoding zinc-dependent peptidase, with amino-acid sequence MPVLLILGLTLTLLAWPVARARLRARRRAALRAQAFPPAWSTVLETHLPLYRRLPPALRTQLHGHVQVLLAEKDFHGTHGLQVTDTMRVIVAAQAALLLFNRTPDYYPELHSIVLYPARFIVDREVWDEAGVQRRERRVLSGESWEKGQLVLSWDDTLMGGMDSGDGYNVVLHEFAHQLDHRSGSTNGVPAGLGRRGRAAWSAAFLPAYEHHRRHVAAGEDTWLDPYAAESPAEFFAVLTEYFFELPRELRVEYPAIYARLQDYYRVDPARWPAA; translated from the coding sequence CTGCCCGTACTGCTCATTCTCGGTCTCACCCTGACGCTGCTGGCCTGGCCGGTGGCGCGTGCGCGCCTGCGCGCACGGCGGCGCGCGGCCCTGCGCGCGCAGGCCTTCCCGCCGGCCTGGAGCACCGTGCTGGAGACGCACCTGCCACTCTATCGACGGCTGCCGCCGGCGCTGCGCACACAGCTGCACGGCCACGTCCAGGTACTGCTGGCCGAGAAGGATTTCCACGGTACGCACGGCCTGCAGGTCACGGATACGATGCGTGTCATCGTCGCCGCCCAGGCGGCCCTGCTGCTGTTCAACCGCACGCCGGACTATTACCCCGAGTTGCACAGCATCGTCTTGTACCCGGCGCGCTTCATCGTCGACCGCGAGGTCTGGGACGAGGCCGGGGTGCAACGCCGCGAGCGCCGGGTGCTGAGCGGCGAGTCCTGGGAGAAGGGCCAGCTGGTACTGTCCTGGGACGATACCCTGATGGGCGGTATGGACAGTGGCGACGGCTACAATGTCGTGCTGCACGAATTCGCCCATCAGCTCGATCATCGCTCCGGCAGCACCAATGGCGTGCCTGCCGGCCTGGGGCGGCGGGGCCGCGCCGCCTGGTCGGCCGCCTTCCTGCCGGCCTACGAACATCACCGCCGCCACGTCGCAGCCGGCGAGGACACCTGGCTGGACCCCTATGCCGCGGAAAGCCCTGCAGAATTCTTTGCGGTGCTTACCGAGTACTTCTTCGAACTGCCGCGTGAGCTGCGGGTGGAGTATCCGGCCATCTATGCCCGGCTGCAGGACTATTACCGGGTCGATCCGGCCCGCTGGCCGGCCGCCTGA
- a CDS encoding rhomboid family intramembrane serine protease: MIPLRDDNPTSITPVLTVGLIVVCVLAFFWQLSFGMQQERVVYALGLIPAVLFGHAQLPDGIAWVAPQATLFTSMFLHGGWMHLIGNMLYLWIFGDNVEEAMGHARFLMFYLVCGLAAALAQALPDPQSVIPMIGASGAISGVLGAYLLLFPHARVLVVIPFGFYLHSMSIKAGWVLGFWFVIQLVSSIPAAGQQGGVAFGAHIGGFIAGLLLVPLFKRRGVRLFQPGRFGRR; encoded by the coding sequence ATGATTCCCCTGCGTGACGACAACCCGACTTCCATCACGCCGGTACTGACCGTCGGGTTGATCGTGGTCTGTGTCCTGGCGTTCTTCTGGCAGCTGTCCTTCGGTATGCAGCAGGAACGTGTGGTCTACGCGCTCGGGCTGATCCCGGCCGTGCTGTTCGGACACGCCCAGCTGCCGGATGGGATCGCGTGGGTCGCGCCCCAGGCCACCTTGTTCACCTCCATGTTCCTGCATGGTGGCTGGATGCACCTGATCGGCAACATGCTCTATCTGTGGATCTTCGGCGATAACGTCGAGGAGGCCATGGGGCATGCGCGCTTCCTCATGTTCTACCTCGTCTGCGGGCTGGCCGCCGCCTTGGCCCAGGCCCTGCCGGACCCGCAGTCCGTCATCCCCATGATCGGCGCCAGCGGTGCGATCTCCGGTGTACTCGGCGCCTACCTGCTGCTGTTTCCGCATGCCCGGGTGCTGGTGGTCATCCCCTTCGGCTTTTATCTGCACAGCATGTCGATCAAGGCCGGCTGGGTACTGGGCTTCTGGTTCGTGATCCAGCTGGTCAGCTCGATACCCGCCGCCGGGCAGCAGGGTGGCGTCGCCTTCGGTGCGCATATCGGCGGTTTCATCGCCGGCCTGCTGCTGGTGCCGCTGTTCAAGCGGCGCGGTGTGCGGCTGTTCCAGCCGGGGCGTTTCGGCCGACGCTGA
- a CDS encoding CDP-archaeol synthase, with protein MDLWIAARLLVLLVAANGAPIVARKLFGRHGAAPIDGNRRLHDDQPLLGTSKTWRGLFAALLTGTILAPLLALPCTLGLTVAAAAMAGDLLSSFIKRRLSIAPSGMAFGLDQVPESLLPLLVVAPRLGLTFADALQLTAVFLIIELLLSQALYRLNIRRRPY; from the coding sequence ATGGACCTTTGGATCGCAGCCAGGCTGCTCGTGCTGCTGGTGGCCGCGAACGGCGCGCCCATCGTCGCGCGCAAGCTGTTCGGACGGCATGGTGCGGCACCGATCGATGGCAATCGGCGGCTGCACGACGACCAGCCACTGTTGGGCACGTCCAAGACCTGGCGCGGTCTGTTCGCGGCCCTGCTGACCGGCACCATCCTCGCACCCCTGCTCGCCCTGCCCTGCACCCTCGGCTTGACCGTGGCCGCCGCCGCCATGGCCGGCGACCTGCTGTCGAGCTTCATCAAACGCCGCCTCAGCATCGCGCCCAGCGGCATGGCCTTCGGACTGGATCAGGTGCCGGAGTCGCTGCTGCCGCTGCTGGTGGTCGCACCGCGCCTCGGCCTGACGTTCGCGGATGCGCTGCAACTGACCGCCGTCTTCCTGATCATCGAGCTGTTGCTGTCGCAGGCCTTGTATCGCCTCAACATCCGCCGGCGACCGTATTGA
- a CDS encoding DUF4197 domain-containing protein — MKTIRPKTTRFVAAIIALSSLPLSGHTAWQDLLNKLPLPSKSTSTAGVQSLTDSEMSAGLKEALDQAAQIAVKQLGQDGGYLNNPAVRIPLPERLSWVEKGLRAVGQGAMVDEFEGTMNHAAEQAVPVALDEFRGAIRAMTLADAKTILTGPDDAATQYFRTQRSDSLREKFRPIVSAATARTGVTASYKNLLDQAGGASALVDTRSLDLDSYVTDKALDGLFLTMAEEEKHIRENPVARSTDLLKKVFGSVGR; from the coding sequence ATGAAAACCATCCGCCCAAAAACCACCCGTTTCGTCGCCGCCATCATCGCCCTGTCGAGCCTGCCCCTGTCGGGTCACACGGCCTGGCAGGATCTGCTGAACAAGCTGCCGTTGCCATCGAAATCCACATCGACTGCCGGCGTCCAATCGCTCACCGACAGCGAGATGTCCGCGGGTCTCAAAGAGGCCCTGGACCAGGCCGCACAGATCGCTGTCAAACAACTGGGGCAGGACGGCGGCTATCTCAATAACCCCGCCGTACGCATCCCGCTACCCGAACGTCTGAGCTGGGTCGAAAAGGGCCTGCGCGCCGTCGGCCAGGGCGCCATGGTCGATGAGTTCGAAGGCACCATGAACCACGCGGCGGAGCAGGCCGTGCCGGTGGCGCTGGATGAGTTCCGTGGCGCGATCCGTGCCATGACCCTGGCCGATGCCAAGACCATCCTCACGGGACCGGACGATGCCGCGACCCAGTATTTCCGCACCCAACGCAGCGACAGCCTGCGGGAGAAGTTCCGCCCCATCGTCAGCGCCGCAACTGCGCGCACCGGCGTAACGGCATCGTACAAGAACCTGCTCGACCAGGCCGGTGGTGCCAGCGCCCTGGTCGACACCCGCAGCCTCGATCTCGACAGCTACGTCACCGACAAGGCGCTCGATGGCCTGTTCCTGACGATGGCCGAGGAGGAAAAGCACATCCGCGAGAATCCGGTGGCGCGCTCGACCGACCTGCTGAAGAAGGTCTTCGGCAGCGTCGGTCGCTGA